The following proteins come from a genomic window of Acinetobacter baumannii:
- the rsmH gene encoding 16S rRNA (cytosine(1402)-N(4))-methyltransferase RsmH has product MSHISVLLFETVESLLADRTTGVYIDATFGRGGHTRLLLSKLDENARVYAFDKDPQALEVAAALAQEDPRFTIIHASFADIKEKMQEIGVQSVDGIMADLGVSSPQLDQAERGFSFMQDGPLDMRMDNSKGLTAAEWLLEVEEEDLANIIYQYGEERYSRRIARAIKQAGKLDTTAQLAEIVKTAHPKWEKHKHPATRTFQAIRIAINKELDDIEVFLPQAVDLLKPKGRLSVISFHSLEDRLIKQFIQKESTLAEDSGWGMPQQQVDTRRLKKISRVRASEEEVKANPRSRSAWLRVAERLEQKGA; this is encoded by the coding sequence ATGTCGCATATTTCTGTCTTACTTTTTGAGACCGTTGAAAGCTTATTGGCAGATCGCACAACTGGGGTGTATATCGATGCAACCTTTGGACGAGGTGGGCATACGCGCTTGTTATTGTCGAAACTCGATGAAAACGCCCGAGTATATGCTTTTGATAAAGACCCTCAAGCTCTGGAAGTTGCGGCTGCTTTAGCACAAGAAGATCCAAGATTTACGATTATTCATGCAAGTTTTGCTGATATTAAGGAAAAAATGCAGGAAATTGGGGTGCAAAGTGTCGATGGAATTATGGCAGACTTAGGTGTGTCCTCTCCTCAACTCGACCAGGCTGAACGCGGCTTTAGCTTTATGCAAGATGGCCCGTTAGATATGCGTATGGATAACTCTAAGGGATTGACTGCTGCCGAATGGTTACTTGAGGTAGAAGAGGAAGATTTGGCAAATATCATTTATCAATATGGTGAAGAACGATATAGTCGCCGTATTGCTAGGGCAATTAAGCAGGCCGGAAAATTGGATACTACGGCGCAATTGGCTGAAATAGTAAAAACAGCCCATCCAAAATGGGAAAAGCATAAACATCCGGCGACACGTACGTTTCAGGCAATCCGTATTGCTATTAACAAAGAACTAGATGATATTGAAGTATTTTTACCGCAAGCTGTAGACTTGCTTAAACCAAAAGGGCGTTTGTCTGTGATCAGCTTCCATTCGCTTGAAGATCGGTTGATCAAACAGTTTATTCAAAAAGAATCAACTCTAGCAGAAGATTCTGGTTGGGGGATGCCTCAACAGCAGGTTGATACGAGAAGATTAAAGAAAATTTCACGGGTTCGTGCGAGTGAAGAAGAAGTAAAAGCGAATCCACGTTCACGTAGTGCATGGCTTCGGGTTGCTGAACGCTTGGAACAAAAAGGCGCGTAA
- a CDS encoding sulfate ABC transporter substrate-binding protein, producing the protein MKRIARIAVATYMGLAVSAVQAATTFLNVSYDPTREFYQEYNQAFGKFWKQRTGQDVDFKQSHGGSGKQARAVATGLEADVVTLALANDIDEIVKAGFIQPNWQKEFPNNSAPYTSTVVFLVRKGNPKNIRDWNDLTKPGVEIITPNPKTGGAPRWIYLSAWGYALKQPGGNDAKAKELVKKLYHNVKVLDSGARGSLTTFAERGIGDVLLSWENEALLATKGLDKDKYEIVYPSISILAEPSVAIVDKTVDKDGNRTLAKGYLNFLYSPLGQELAAKHYFRPRNPQVAAKYAAQFPKIKLFTINDVFGGWAKAQKTHFTNGAIFDQIYDGKQ; encoded by the coding sequence ATGAAAAGAATAGCAAGAATTGCAGTCGCTACGTATATGGGGTTGGCAGTAAGTGCTGTGCAGGCGGCGACTACATTTTTAAATGTTTCTTATGACCCAACTCGAGAGTTTTATCAGGAATATAATCAGGCATTTGGTAAGTTCTGGAAACAACGTACCGGGCAGGACGTGGATTTTAAACAATCCCATGGGGGCTCAGGAAAACAGGCTCGCGCTGTAGCAACTGGTCTTGAGGCAGATGTGGTGACCTTAGCCTTAGCCAATGATATTGATGAAATTGTAAAAGCAGGCTTTATCCAGCCAAACTGGCAAAAAGAATTCCCTAATAATTCTGCACCGTATACCTCTACAGTTGTGTTTTTAGTAAGAAAAGGCAATCCAAAAAATATTCGTGATTGGAATGATTTAACTAAACCTGGTGTTGAAATTATTACGCCTAATCCAAAAACGGGTGGGGCACCGCGTTGGATTTATCTTTCTGCATGGGGATATGCTTTAAAGCAGCCGGGTGGAAATGACGCTAAAGCCAAAGAGCTGGTTAAAAAACTTTATCACAACGTTAAGGTGTTAGATTCGGGAGCGCGAGGCTCGCTTACTACATTTGCTGAGCGTGGAATTGGAGATGTTCTACTTTCTTGGGAAAATGAAGCACTATTGGCAACGAAAGGTCTCGATAAAGATAAATATGAAATTGTTTACCCATCAATTTCAATTTTGGCAGAACCATCTGTTGCCATTGTTGACAAAACAGTCGACAAAGACGGTAACCGTACTTTGGCAAAAGGTTATCTCAACTTTTTATACTCACCTTTAGGTCAAGAGTTGGCTGCTAAACACTATTTCCGTCCTCGCAACCCTCAAGTTGCTGCTAAATATGCAGCACAATTCCCAAAAATTAAATTATTTACGATCAATGATGTTTTTGGCGGTTGGGCAAAAGCCCAGAAAACCCATTTTACCAATGGAGCCATCTTTGATCAGATTTATGATGGAAAGCAGTAG
- a CDS encoding UDP-N-acetylmuramoyl-L-alanyl-D-glutamate--2,6-diaminopimelate ligase produces MTVSFQEIHPIEIDAQWPRQPFYGFSLDSRKVETGQIFIALTSYSQPEKTRTFAEAALANGALAVISETELGVANEWVCPDVRQRMGEWQKRYLQQADVVKPLRIIAVTGTNGKTTISRLIAELISSQQQRCAVMGTTGNGILPNLTPSTHTTLDALQLQNALHDYAKQGATFASLEASSHGLEQGRLNGCDIEIAVYSNLSRDHLDYHGTLEAYAEAKARLFQFNSLKVAVINLDDAHADLMIKSAQNNPAQPKILTYSLTQNTADYYITDLSYSLAGATFHLVSQQGSFAVESPLLGHFNVENLIAALIAAEQAGFDLQALVNFVPKLIGAPGRMQVIRDDERLFVVDYAHTPDALIQVLKTLKRHVSNQLWAVFGCGGDRDRGKRPLMTQAALDGANPVILTSDNPRTEDPEQIFADMKQGIDFSGHRMHEIHDRREAIKFVAEQAQAGDIVVIAGKGHENYQEINGVRHWFDDVVEVRSAIDAQHHTVDAAYPAQ; encoded by the coding sequence ATGACTGTTTCTTTTCAAGAAATTCATCCAATCGAAATTGATGCTCAATGGCCTCGACAGCCATTTTACGGCTTTAGTTTAGATAGTCGTAAAGTTGAAACGGGCCAAATTTTTATTGCTTTGACAAGTTATAGCCAGCCTGAAAAAACGCGTACATTTGCTGAAGCAGCTTTAGCAAATGGAGCGTTGGCTGTCATTAGCGAAACCGAATTAGGTGTAGCAAATGAATGGGTATGCCCTGATGTGCGTCAGCGCATGGGAGAGTGGCAAAAACGTTATTTGCAACAAGCTGATGTAGTAAAACCTCTACGGATTATTGCTGTAACAGGCACAAATGGTAAAACAACAATTTCTCGTTTAATTGCTGAGTTAATTAGTTCACAACAGCAGCGCTGTGCAGTGATGGGGACAACAGGGAATGGTATTTTACCTAACTTAACGCCTTCTACGCATACTACCCTCGACGCTCTACAGTTACAAAATGCGCTACATGATTATGCTAAACAGGGAGCAACTTTTGCTTCTTTAGAAGCAAGTTCACATGGTCTTGAACAGGGTCGATTAAATGGTTGCGATATTGAAATTGCTGTTTATAGCAACTTAAGTCGTGACCATCTGGATTATCACGGCACTTTAGAAGCTTATGCAGAAGCGAAGGCGCGTTTATTTCAGTTTAATTCGTTAAAAGTCGCTGTTATTAATTTAGATGATGCGCATGCTGACTTGATGATTAAGTCTGCCCAAAATAATCCAGCACAACCTAAAATTTTGACTTACTCACTAACTCAAAATACAGCTGATTATTACATTACCGATTTAAGCTATAGCTTAGCGGGTGCAACTTTTCATTTAGTAAGTCAGCAAGGTTCATTTGCGGTAGAAAGCCCATTATTAGGTCATTTCAATGTTGAAAATTTAATTGCCGCACTCATCGCTGCTGAGCAAGCTGGTTTCGATTTACAGGCATTGGTTAATTTTGTTCCTAAACTAATTGGTGCGCCAGGCCGAATGCAAGTTATTCGTGATGATGAGCGATTATTTGTAGTGGATTATGCGCATACACCAGATGCATTGATTCAAGTGCTTAAAACATTAAAGCGTCATGTTTCGAATCAGCTTTGGGCGGTGTTTGGATGTGGTGGTGACCGTGACCGTGGTAAGCGTCCACTCATGACTCAAGCAGCTTTGGATGGCGCAAATCCTGTTATTCTGACTTCAGATAATCCAAGAACAGAAGACCCTGAACAAATTTTTGCTGACATGAAGCAAGGAATTGATTTTTCAGGGCATCGTATGCATGAAATTCATGACCGCCGTGAAGCAATTAAATTTGTTGCAGAGCAAGCTCAAGCTGGTGACATTGTAGTGATTGCCGGCAAAGGACATGAAAATTATCAAGAAATTAATGGTGTGCGTCACTGGTTTGATGATGTGGTTGAAGTGCGTTCCGCGATTGATGCCCAACATCATACGGTAGATGCTGCTTACCCTGCACAATAG
- a CDS encoding lipase family protein: MKIIFIHGMNQQNYTAHRLKEHWLKVFKLGLKQLHCRVNLRDLHIHMPFYGDLMTKYQLSNQLDLNTLLPKTFNFHLPIHLHHQPSTPKEHTPFIPHLPLSPDQPAQSLSERLYLTSQLVKDRVLKEMVVLLNNFPKLHESLIQQFLIETYMYLSNPDFMYEVHQRILKQMHDDEDCIVVAHSLGSVIAYHLLSDPSYQFSVQRFITLASPLSFRVIQSKLPTPIERPKCLKGDWYNFYSKDDFLTAFPLSEAPFNFTPPIINQEIFTFANQPHEIVGYLQHHAVVKTIIEPFQ, translated from the coding sequence ATGAAAATTATATTTATCCATGGGATGAATCAGCAGAATTACACAGCACATCGTTTAAAAGAGCACTGGCTAAAAGTATTTAAACTGGGCTTAAAACAATTGCACTGTAGAGTTAATTTAAGAGATCTACATATACATATGCCATTTTATGGCGATTTAATGACGAAGTATCAATTATCCAATCAACTTGATCTTAATACTTTACTTCCAAAAACTTTTAATTTTCATTTACCCATCCATTTACATCATCAACCATCAACACCCAAGGAACATACTCCTTTTATACCCCACCTTCCTCTTTCACCCGATCAACCAGCGCAAAGCTTATCAGAGCGTTTATATTTAACTTCACAGTTGGTGAAAGATCGCGTTCTTAAGGAAATGGTGGTTCTTTTAAATAATTTTCCGAAATTACATGAAAGCTTAATTCAGCAATTCTTGATTGAAACTTATATGTACTTATCTAATCCTGATTTTATGTATGAGGTTCATCAAAGAATTTTAAAACAAATGCATGATGATGAAGATTGTATTGTAGTCGCCCACTCTTTGGGTTCTGTAATTGCCTATCATTTATTATCAGATCCTTCCTATCAGTTTTCAGTACAGCGTTTTATTACCTTAGCATCCCCTCTTTCTTTTCGCGTCATACAAAGCAAACTCCCCACTCCCATTGAACGTCCTAAATGTTTAAAGGGCGACTGGTATAACTTTTATTCTAAAGATGACTTTTTAACCGCTTTTCCCTTAAGTGAGGCACCTTTTAATTTTACTCCTCCCATTATTAATCAAGAGATTTTTACTTTTGCCAACCAACCTCATGAAATTGTCGGCTACTTACAACATCATGCTGTGGTAAAAACAATTATTGAGCCTTTCCAATAA
- a CDS encoding amino acid permease, whose product MQPSDKQLDAQHQNSTAPLKRAMSTRHLVMLSLGGAIGTGLFLGSGEVISQTGPIGAIIAYILGGAIAYMVMLCLGELAVHMPVSGSFGAYARKYISPSTGYMISWMYWLTWTATLGTEFTAAALLMQEWFPQISMWIWTLIFAVTIFGLNISSTRVFAESEFWLALVKVITVIAFIVLGLLAIFGLIPFHGAQTAPLFSNLTAQGWFPHGFLPIFTTMLIVNFAFSGTELIGVAAGETKDPAQNVPKAINAAIWRLLIFFVGTIIVISALLPFQLAGLGGDNVSNSPFVTVFNYIGIPYADDIIRFVIITALLSAANSGLYAASRMMWSLSEQKLLPGVFATLSKSGTPIVALVVTMFGAIPGLLSEQFAPETIFKNLLGVAAFTMVIVWMSICLSQFNFRRQWYRSGHSVSDLKYAAPLFPIVPILGFLFCFITCLSMAADPEMRAGFIGCLIFTALCYLSYFIFYRNKA is encoded by the coding sequence ATGCAGCCATCTGACAAACAACTAGATGCTCAGCATCAGAACAGTACTGCACCTTTAAAAAGAGCCATGAGTACCCGCCACCTTGTCATGTTATCGCTAGGTGGAGCAATCGGTACTGGTTTATTTTTGGGTTCAGGGGAAGTCATTTCACAAACTGGACCTATTGGCGCAATTATTGCCTATATTCTTGGGGGTGCAATTGCTTACATGGTCATGCTCTGTTTAGGCGAGCTGGCTGTACATATGCCTGTTTCGGGTTCTTTCGGCGCATACGCTCGAAAGTACATTAGTCCAAGTACAGGTTACATGATTTCATGGATGTACTGGCTAACATGGACAGCAACGCTAGGAACCGAGTTTACCGCCGCTGCTCTACTTATGCAGGAATGGTTTCCACAAATTTCAATGTGGATCTGGACACTTATTTTTGCAGTAACTATTTTCGGGTTAAATATCAGTTCAACCCGAGTATTTGCCGAGTCAGAGTTCTGGCTAGCGCTAGTTAAGGTCATTACCGTTATTGCTTTTATTGTGCTTGGATTATTAGCAATTTTTGGTTTAATTCCTTTCCACGGCGCTCAAACTGCTCCATTGTTTAGTAATTTAACCGCCCAAGGTTGGTTCCCACACGGTTTTCTTCCTATTTTCACCACTATGCTCATTGTTAATTTTGCTTTCTCTGGAACAGAGTTAATTGGTGTAGCTGCTGGCGAAACTAAAGATCCTGCTCAGAATGTCCCTAAAGCGATTAATGCTGCAATCTGGCGTCTTCTGATTTTCTTTGTGGGCACTATTATTGTAATTAGTGCATTACTTCCTTTCCAACTTGCTGGTTTAGGTGGTGACAACGTAAGTAATAGTCCTTTCGTTACCGTATTTAATTACATCGGTATTCCATATGCAGATGACATCATCCGTTTTGTTATTATTACTGCACTACTCTCAGCCGCAAACTCGGGACTATATGCAGCTTCACGTATGATGTGGTCTTTATCGGAGCAAAAACTCCTTCCGGGTGTATTTGCAACACTTTCAAAAAGCGGGACACCTATTGTTGCTTTAGTTGTAACGATGTTCGGTGCAATTCCAGGCTTATTATCAGAGCAATTTGCTCCTGAAACCATCTTTAAAAACTTGCTAGGTGTTGCAGCTTTTACTATGGTTATTGTCTGGATGAGCATTTGTTTAAGCCAGTTCAATTTCCGTCGACAATGGTACCGTTCTGGACATTCGGTTAGCGATTTAAAATATGCAGCACCGTTATTCCCTATCGTTCCAATTTTAGGTTTTCTTTTCTGCTTTATTACATGTTTAAGTATGGCAGCAGATCCTGAAATGCGTGCTGGCTTTATAGGTTGCTTAATTTTTACTGCCTTGTGCTATCTCAGCTACTTTATTTTCTATCGAAATAAAGCTTAA
- the ftsL gene encoding cell division protein FtsL yields MKSSDEIETTENKVVKKVVVYAVMVALVFISAMMVVFQVFEYRHDYRELSSYMRERDDLNAEWGRLLIEQQTFGATAQIGTRAVTQLRMFSPPAAETVVISLPMTSEQNK; encoded by the coding sequence ATGAAAAGCAGTGATGAAATCGAAACCACAGAAAATAAAGTGGTCAAAAAAGTTGTGGTATATGCAGTCATGGTGGCATTGGTTTTTATCAGTGCCATGATGGTGGTATTTCAAGTATTTGAATACCGTCATGATTATAGAGAGTTAAGCTCTTATATGCGTGAACGTGATGACCTCAATGCTGAATGGGGGCGTTTATTGATTGAGCAACAAACATTTGGTGCGACTGCTCAAATTGGTACACGTGCTGTGACACAATTACGAATGTTTTCGCCACCTGCTGCAGAAACGGTGGTAATTTCTTTACCGATGACCTCAGAGCAAAATAAGTAA
- the gltX gene encoding glutamate--tRNA ligase, whose product MKVRTRIAPSPTGFPHVGTAYIALFNMCFAKQHGGEFILRIEDTDQLRSTPESEKMILDSLRWLGLNWSEGPDVGGPHAPYRQSERMGIYKQYALELVEKGHAFYCFATAEELDQMRAEQQARGETPKYDGRGLKLSQEEVARRLEAGEPHVIRMKVPEEGVCKFNDLLRGEVEIPWAQVDMQVLLKTDGLPTYHLANVVDDHLMEITHVLRGEEWLPSAPKHQLLYQYFGWEMPTLCHMPLLRNPDKSKLSKRKNPTSINYYRDIGVLPEALLNYLGRMGWSMPDEREVFTLQDMMDNFDIQRVSLGGPIFDVEKLNWLNGQWIKGLTPGQLLDRLLTWKSDRSTLEDIAAAIQPRINLLSEAVNWAGFYFNHMPQITAEMFESKKLTQEQVRQSLQFAIWRLESQFTWNNDTVSQTLMDLANQMGIKLRDFMPTFFIAIAGSTSSTPVMQSMVTLGPDLTFARLRHALEIVGAPSKKEVKNWEKLNESLKLPKNEATSEA is encoded by the coding sequence ATGAAAGTTCGTACTCGTATTGCACCTTCTCCTACCGGTTTCCCACATGTTGGTACTGCCTACATCGCCCTATTCAATATGTGTTTTGCGAAACAGCATGGCGGGGAATTCATTTTAAGAATTGAAGATACAGACCAGCTTCGCTCTACGCCAGAATCTGAAAAAATGATTTTAGACTCTCTACGCTGGTTAGGCTTAAATTGGTCTGAAGGTCCGGATGTAGGTGGTCCTCACGCTCCTTACCGCCAATCAGAGCGCATGGGAATTTATAAGCAATACGCGTTAGAACTTGTTGAAAAAGGTCATGCTTTTTATTGTTTTGCTACAGCAGAAGAACTTGACCAAATGCGTGCCGAGCAGCAAGCTCGTGGCGAAACACCAAAATACGATGGTCGTGGTTTAAAGCTGTCTCAAGAAGAAGTAGCTCGACGTCTTGAAGCGGGTGAACCTCATGTTATCCGTATGAAAGTGCCTGAAGAAGGCGTGTGTAAATTTAACGACTTACTCCGTGGGGAAGTTGAAATTCCTTGGGCACAAGTCGACATGCAAGTACTTCTTAAAACAGATGGTTTACCAACCTACCATTTAGCTAACGTTGTTGATGACCATTTAATGGAAATCACCCATGTATTACGTGGTGAAGAATGGCTTCCATCTGCGCCGAAGCATCAGTTGCTTTACCAATACTTTGGTTGGGAAATGCCAACGCTTTGCCATATGCCGTTGCTTCGTAATCCGGATAAATCGAAGTTATCTAAACGCAAAAACCCGACCTCAATTAACTACTACCGTGATATCGGCGTTCTACCAGAAGCCTTACTCAACTATTTAGGCCGTATGGGTTGGTCAATGCCGGATGAAAGAGAAGTTTTCACATTACAAGACATGATGGATAACTTTGATATTCAACGCGTATCACTAGGTGGACCAATTTTTGACGTTGAAAAACTCAATTGGTTAAATGGTCAATGGATTAAAGGGTTAACCCCAGGACAACTATTAGACCGTTTATTGACATGGAAAAGTGATCGCAGCACTTTAGAAGACATTGCTGCCGCTATTCAACCACGTATTAATTTACTTTCTGAAGCTGTAAATTGGGCTGGTTTCTACTTTAACCATATGCCACAAATTACGGCTGAAATGTTTGAAAGTAAAAAATTGACTCAAGAGCAAGTTCGTCAAAGTTTACAATTCGCAATTTGGCGTCTTGAAAGTCAGTTTACTTGGAATAACGACACAGTTAGTCAAACTTTAATGGATTTGGCAAATCAGATGGGCATTAAATTACGTGACTTCATGCCAACGTTCTTTATTGCAATTGCTGGCTCAACCAGTTCAACACCAGTTATGCAGTCGATGGTTACACTTGGCCCTGACTTAACTTTTGCTCGCTTACGTCATGCGCTAGAAATTGTGGGTGCACCGAGTAAAAAAGAGGTAAAAAACTGGGAAAAGCTTAATGAAAGTTTAAAATTGCCGAAAAATGAAGCAACTAGCGAAGCTTAA
- the ftsI gene encoding penicillin-binding protein PBP3, with translation MVDKRTKQTRKKQQSISEKPSLAFDMWRFYLLWAVVLLCFVVLIARAFYVQVINKDFLQNKANANILRTERIEAMRGVISDRHGVPLAISSPIMKIVIDPRDYFETKHLYDQITAELKQDPNNRKLKRQLPDKNLNLDELADVVGVDRADLKKQMNARPRSRYLVLKKEVPPQQADLIMKGNFQGVYAEKTYKRYYPQPQPNAQIIGLTNSEGQGIEGLEMQLNKQLSGVDGEQKIIRDKRGNRLKVSEVIREGEPGENITLSIDSRLQYIMYRELTAAGVANNARSATAIAVDVKTGEILAMTSWPSYNPNDKNGLSNKDAMRNRGAIDMFEPGSTMKPFTISAALETGQYTPNTIVNTSPGSMRLGWHTIRDTHNYGALTVSGVIIKSSNVGSAKIALSLPKETLPSFFNRVGFGKRSAVRFPGESSGLVLPVNKLNSSQIGTMAYGYGLNATILQLAQGYAMLANHGVKMPLSLHKLDQPPKGEQVLNPKIADQVLLMLEQVTMPGGTAKQANIPGYRVGGKTGTAHKLRADGKGYSNNEYRALFAGVAPISDPRLAVIVVVENPQGRYYGGLVAAPVFARIMQESLRLMNVPLDKPLNTPENPIRR, from the coding sequence ATGGTAGATAAGCGAACAAAGCAAACACGAAAAAAACAGCAGTCTATTTCGGAAAAACCAAGTCTTGCCTTTGATATGTGGCGGTTTTATCTGCTCTGGGCGGTAGTGCTACTGTGTTTTGTGGTATTAATTGCACGTGCATTTTATGTTCAAGTCATTAATAAAGACTTTTTGCAAAATAAGGCCAATGCCAATATTTTGCGTACTGAACGTATAGAGGCTATGCGTGGAGTGATTAGTGATCGCCACGGTGTACCTTTAGCGATTAGTAGTCCAATCATGAAAATTGTGATTGATCCGCGTGATTATTTTGAGACCAAGCATTTATATGATCAAATTACGGCTGAACTAAAACAAGATCCAAACAACCGTAAATTAAAACGCCAATTGCCAGATAAAAATTTAAATCTTGATGAACTTGCCGACGTGGTGGGTGTTGATCGTGCTGATCTTAAAAAACAGATGAATGCGCGTCCGCGTTCTCGCTATCTGGTTTTGAAAAAAGAAGTACCTCCTCAGCAAGCTGACCTCATTATGAAAGGTAATTTCCAAGGGGTGTATGCAGAAAAAACTTATAAACGTTATTACCCGCAACCTCAGCCAAATGCCCAAATTATTGGTTTGACCAATAGTGAAGGTCAAGGTATCGAAGGCTTGGAAATGCAGTTGAATAAGCAACTGTCAGGTGTAGACGGTGAGCAAAAAATTATTCGCGATAAGCGTGGTAACCGTTTAAAAGTTTCTGAGGTAATTCGTGAGGGTGAACCTGGTGAAAATATCACTTTAAGTATCGACTCACGTTTGCAGTACATTATGTACCGTGAATTAACGGCTGCAGGTGTGGCTAACAATGCGCGTTCAGCAACGGCGATTGCAGTTGATGTTAAAACGGGTGAAATTCTGGCAATGACCAGTTGGCCATCTTATAACCCGAATGATAAGAATGGCTTATCAAATAAAGATGCTATGCGTAACCGTGGGGCGATCGATATGTTCGAGCCAGGTTCAACCATGAAACCTTTTACTATTTCTGCAGCTTTAGAAACTGGTCAATATACGCCAAATACGATTGTAAATACCTCCCCTGGCTCAATGCGTTTAGGCTGGCATACTATTCGTGATACCCATAACTATGGGGCTTTGACCGTAAGTGGTGTCATTATTAAGTCTTCAAACGTGGGTTCTGCAAAAATTGCGTTATCACTTCCGAAAGAAACTTTGCCGAGCTTCTTTAATCGTGTTGGTTTTGGTAAGCGTTCTGCAGTAAGGTTCCCTGGGGAAAGTTCAGGTCTGGTTTTACCTGTTAATAAATTAAACTCTTCTCAAATCGGGACCATGGCATATGGTTATGGCTTAAACGCGACAATCCTTCAATTGGCTCAAGGTTATGCCATGCTTGCAAATCATGGTGTCAAAATGCCATTAAGCTTGCATAAACTAGATCAGCCACCTAAAGGTGAGCAAGTTTTAAATCCGAAAATTGCCGATCAAGTTTTGTTAATGCTTGAGCAAGTGACTATGCCGGGTGGTACTGCAAAACAAGCCAATATTCCTGGTTATAGGGTAGGTGGTAAAACAGGTACTGCACATAAATTGCGTGCAGATGGTAAAGGATATTCAAATAATGAGTATCGTGCCTTATTTGCGGGTGTCGCACCAATTAGTGATCCACGTTTAGCCGTTATTGTAGTGGTGGAAAACCCACAAGGTCGCTATTACGGTGGTTTGGTTGCCGCTCCAGTTTTTGCTCGTATTATGCAAGAGTCGTTGCGCTTAATGAATGTGCCGCTTGATAAGCCACTTAATACTCCAGAAAATCCTATTCGCAGGTAA
- a CDS encoding cation diffusion facilitator family transporter, producing the protein MGGHHGHDHSHAVVTEGNAKKLTIALALTTTFLIVEVIAGLITQSLALLSDAAHMFTDAAALAIALVAIQISKRPADNKRTFGYQRFEILAALFNALMLFVVAIYILYEAYIRFSQPPEIQSVGMLIVATIGLVINLISMKILMSSANNSLNVKGAYLEVLSDALGSVGVIIGAIIIYFTNWYWIDTLIAVLIGFWVLPRTWVLLKQSINILLEGVPEEVDIEKLRADLLALNGVESIHQLKVWAITSKNIHLTVHLFAPEADRTKLYQDAVEMLSHEHGIGEVTLQIEDDAEINCQHIAQHASHEHNDNDKTHSHQH; encoded by the coding sequence ATGGGTGGACATCATGGTCATGATCATAGTCATGCTGTAGTGACTGAAGGTAATGCTAAAAAATTAACGATTGCCTTGGCGCTTACCACGACATTCTTAATTGTTGAGGTGATTGCAGGTTTAATCACACAAAGTTTGGCATTGCTCTCTGACGCTGCACATATGTTTACAGATGCAGCTGCTTTAGCAATTGCTTTGGTTGCCATACAGATTTCTAAACGTCCTGCCGATAATAAACGTACTTTCGGTTATCAGCGCTTTGAAATTCTGGCCGCTTTATTTAATGCGCTCATGCTTTTTGTGGTGGCAATTTATATTTTATATGAAGCCTATATCCGCTTTTCGCAGCCACCTGAAATTCAAAGTGTAGGTATGCTCATTGTGGCGACCATTGGCTTGGTAATAAACCTCATCTCAATGAAAATTCTTATGTCGAGTGCTAATAACAGCTTAAATGTGAAAGGTGCTTATCTAGAAGTATTGAGTGATGCACTAGGCTCAGTTGGCGTTATTATTGGTGCAATTATTATTTACTTCACTAATTGGTACTGGATTGACACGCTTATTGCAGTACTGATTGGATTTTGGGTGTTGCCAAGAACATGGGTTTTACTTAAGCAAAGTATTAATATTTTGCTCGAAGGTGTACCCGAAGAGGTCGATATTGAGAAGCTACGTGCGGATTTACTTGCTTTAAATGGTGTTGAGAGTATTCACCAACTCAAAGTGTGGGCGATTACGTCTAAAAATATCCATTTAACCGTGCACTTATTTGCGCCTGAAGCTGACCGTACCAAGTTGTATCAAGATGCTGTTGAAATGCTTTCTCATGAGCATGGTATTGGTGAAGTGACATTGCAAATTGAAGATGATGCTGAGATTAACTGTCAGCATATTGCTCAACATGCTTCACACGAGCATAACGATAATGACAAGACACATTCACATCAGCATTAA